The window TACAGACGTATTTAGTTTACACATGCATCTTACCGGCGACTAGCAGATTTCCAGTTGGAAACAAAACGATGGGCGGAGATCTGTGTCTTTTCTACAGCGGTATTTGAGACGAAATGGTAATCCAAACAAGGCCTAATTGCAGGCTCAGGCAGGACACTTTAAACATAAACAAGTTCATATAgcagatatagatgcaaaaagctgCATgagcagataataccaaggatcgatTTTACAGTGAATTATATCATGAACATTGTGCACAGAGCCAACCAAGAGCCCACTTGTAAGATTCGAACGACTAATGGCACTAGATAGCATGTGGAAAGGGTTAGATTGAAAGTCCCCATAAGTCTTGATGTTTTCAGGAGCAAAATCCACTAGCTTATGAATTTACGATACACAACATGGGGGAGTCTCTACATTCAATTGATACGAATAAAATGGTGCTTGTGACTTTAGGACATCTGCTAGGATGACCTACTAAAAAAAGCCCATACCACCTATTTCTATTCGGATGGCCCTGCTAGcccttgaccataaatacttgagatggatctggcaggcttaaagaaagaaactccactgggcctggctgaaaatgcacaagtgtgcatgactaacaatattccattgtaaagctaaacaggaaagaggaaccactcatcctaaccaTTTGCTCTCAAAAATTACCACTTCACTTACTAAAGAAAATCTTAGACCATCTCCATTCACCAATAGCTCGAACCAGTTCGAAGGGCGTGTTTTCACCATACTGTGCattatcttattggacccaacGGATATTTGCAGAAGTAACTTTCTATTCACCTAAAGGCATGAATTACCCAAATCTTGATTCATCCTCATAAAAGCTTTCCATCTGAATAGATTCTGCTACCTATCTATCCTCTACAAGACCCTCCACCTATTTTTCTAATTAGATACCTTTCATTCAACTCTTAACCAGTTCCAGTTCCCACCACAAACATATTTCTATATCAACCAATCAACTCCTTTATTAGAAGAATTCCACCAGAATTTTGCCTAGAACACATGCAAGCTTCCAGGTCATCATAGGGTCTCCGTTACTATAAGAACTTGGAAATGCATTCTATTAGTGCAAGAAGTGAATGGAACTCTATTACTGCAAGCACCAGCACATTAATACTTCAAAAAGTTCTATCATGTTCTAGGTGAGTCTTCAACATAAGTACAGATGGTCAATcctacagaaaatgtgacctaaaaGTACACCAGAATCAACCAGGAAACCACCATGATTACGGGAATGGGAACCTACAGCCTTATGTCATATCCAGATGCAAGTCATGGCTCAAGTATAAAGAATGGAGTACACTTATTGATATTTTGTGCTAAGATTTAACAAAATGTCAATATCACTAATTCACTAACTTATATCTGTGAAAGCATTCCATCAATAAATTATAGCAAAAGCTGAGGCAGAGTTAGGTATTCAAATATAGCATGAGATCATTTCCACAGGTAAGCTACTGCACATGTACACTCACACAAAGACATAGTACTTAGATACGATAATATCTAACCACGAACACTgtagcaaatcatctagcatgagaataCCAGAGTATCTGATGTCACATATGGATAACTCACTGACTGATTTGCAACAGAATCAAGTGATCATATTGGAAGTTAGGCACTTAGCATCGTAGCATATTTCAAGAAGTActaacatctactccctccgtttctaaatatttgtctttctagagatttcaaatggtcaccacatacggatgtatatagacatattttagagtgtagattcactcattttgctccgtatgtagtcaccatttgaaacctctaaaaagacaaatatttaggaacggagggagtatgatagactTAAGATGGAGATATGTCATCTTGCAGACTAACCTGCCGAGGAACCAGTGTCTCCCCAATCATAACTGAATGAGCGAGCCTGAGGGTGCATCTGGTCACAAGCATCGGGAGCCCAGGAGCCATGTTCCTCCACATGTCAGCATCATTGAGCAACTTCTGCAAGTCAGCAGCAAGCGCAACCTGCTCGCTCCAAAGCTTCACCGCGTTATCAGCCACCCTCATGTCCACCATCCTCTCAATGAGCCAGAGCAGATGCTTCACATTCAGGACCGCCGAGTGCAGGTTCAACTTCTGTATCGCCTCTCGCTCGTCGCTGTCGACGGCAATCCTGAAGTCGGGGCTGGCGTACTTCCCCAGGAGCTCCTTCACGGTGTCGAGCCGGGAGAGGAACGCCTCGTCGAGCACCTTGTGCACGCAGTCGCGGGAGGGGTAGTCCTTGAGGAGCATCGCCACGAACGCCTTGGTGGCGGCGGGGACGGGGTGGCCGTGGATGGCGGAATGGATCAGGCCGTGCAGCATGGCCTCCGAGGGCGACCTGGCGGCCGcctcgcccgcggcggcggcgggggggaggGAGACCCTGGCGAGGAGGTCGGCGGCCTCGTCGCCGGGGAGGAGCGGCGCGAGGTCCAGCACGCGAGCCTCCTCCTCCTCGGACCAGGGCACGGCCTCGAGGAAGCGGATGCAGGCCTCGACGCAGGCGTCGAAGAGGAGCTGCAGCGCGACGGGGAGGATGTCGAGGGCGTCGGCGGGGGAGCGGATGGCGCCCGCGAAGTCGAGCGTGTGGAGGAGGCGGACGACCTCGACGTGGGCGTGGAAGGGGCGGGCGCAGGAGGGCgcggcggggacggcgagggagaggcggccggcgggggaggaggaCGGGTCGGGGCACCAGCGGTCGGAGAGGAGCGCCGCGAAGTAGCGGGAGCGGAGGAGGGATGCCGAGGAGACGTGGAGGTCGAggaaggcggcggggtcgggctTGACGTCGGCGTCGTCGGCGGAGGAGGGGTCGaggtggaggcggaggaggaggtcggCGCCGGGGAACGAGAGCGgcggggaggaggcggaggcggcgacggGGCGCGGGGGCGACGCCGGCGACGAGAGGGAGGAGAGGCGGGAGCTGCTCGCCGAGCGCTGGCGCTTGCGGAGCGACATTGCCGTCGGGTGTCGGGGAATTGgggattttttttcttcttttcttccggtTGGTTGCGctccggggacggggacggcgaggaggggaggggagggtccGCGGTGGAGTGCGTCGGTTAATCGGctgctctgtttttttttcttttttgagggtgGCTGCTCTGTTTTTGGAGGGGACACGACAAAGGGAAGCAGGGGAATGGATTAGGATGAGGAGGATCCATCTGGATGATGACACCCCATTAATATCTCCTGCAAAATGTTGTCCACCAATATCTCTTTTTCTTTTGCAAATTAAAATAAATTAAATTACCCCATTTATGGGGTGGTAAAATGAAAACACCCCATTGACTATCCTTGAAAAAAAAGGCACCACATTGATAACTCTTGAAAGTAAAATTTTAAAAACCATCAATATGGGCTCGTTCGGTCCGCAAGATTTTTCTAAGAATTTCCATGGATTTTCAACCCTCGAGATCTTGTTTCCATGTATGTATGATATCTGTTTCATAGGAATGGAGATACTGGATTCCTTGCAATTGTGTCCATATTGACCTAATTTCTAAGTATTCTTAGCATTAGGTGAGGAGACTTCATGAAAAAAAATCTTGAAGGTTTGAGAGGAGAGGGCACCCGAACCTTACTTTTCCTACTCCTTTAATTTGGAAATCTCGCGGCTCTTCATGGATCCGATAGATTTTGAGTGCTCTCAATGACACAAAGTGTAATATATTTGTGCGGTTTGCATTTAAGACATGTAAAAGACAAGACATTTCGTTGTGACCGTGCAGTGATATTCTTATTTCCACATTGTCGTTGCCAAAGAAAAGTATTGGCATGTTGACATCGTATGAAAGGTGGTTTGGTAGAAAAATTTATATGATTTTCAATTTGGAGGGGACACGACAAAGGGAAGCAGGGGAATGGATTTGGATGAGGAGGATCCGTCTGGATGATGACACCCCATTAATATCTCCTCCAAAATGTTGTCCACCAATATCTCTTTTTCTTTTGCAAATTAAATTAAATTACCCAATCAATCAATGGAgggtaaaatgaaaaaaaaacattgaGTATCCTTGGGAGAAAACACCACACTGAAACTcttggattttttttttaaaaacccaacaatatgggATCATTCTGTCCGCCGTGTGGGtaaattgttatagtttcctttctaTCCGTTAAATACAGATCGAATGGCCTATATTGCTGGAAGATTTCTTTAAGAATTTTCATAGAACTGCAGCCCTCAAGACTTTGTGTTCCATGTAT is drawn from Triticum dicoccoides isolate Atlit2015 ecotype Zavitan chromosome 4A, WEW_v2.0, whole genome shotgun sequence and contains these coding sequences:
- the LOC119286837 gene encoding BTB/POZ domain-containing protein At1g63850-like; translated protein: MSLRKRQRSASSSRLSSLSSPASPPRPVAASASSPPLSFPGADLLLRLHLDPSSADDADVKPDPAAFLDLHVSSASLLRSRYFAALLSDRWCPDPSSSPAGRLSLAVPAAPSCARPFHAHVEVVRLLHTLDFAGAIRSPADALDILPVALQLLFDACVEACIRFLEAVPWSEEEEARVLDLAPLLPGDEAADLLARVSLPPAAAAGEAAARSPSEAMLHGLIHSAIHGHPVPAATKAFVAMLLKDYPSRDCVHKVLDEAFLSRLDTVKELLGKYASPDFRIAVDSDEREAIQKLNLHSAVLNVKHLLWLIERMVDMRVADNAVKLWSEQVALAADLQKLLNDADMWRNMAPGLPMLVTRCTLRLAHSVMIGETLVPRQVRMKLVKSWLPVLNVCRDITQPMHSGYKSSNCQELEETFLKIISTLSVPDAQELLQQCLGFSTRNVDDCQHLVTAFKTWFRRASRDPQGPQGGED